From Kwoniella europaea PYCC6329 chromosome 3, complete sequence, one genomic window encodes:
- a CDS encoding heat shock protein 60, mitochondrial, translated as MNVLRSRSALPRPARLLQSTSAITKRGYASKDVVFGNDARQGMLKGVDILAKAVSATLGPKGRTVIIGQSFGGPKITKDGVSVAKAITLKDPVENLGARLVQDVASKTNDTAGDGTTTATVLARAIYSEGVKNVAAGCNPMDLRRGAQKAVDKVLEVLETNKRVITTSEEIAQVATISANGDTHVGAIIAQAMEKVGKEGVITVKEGRTIEDEIEITEGMRFDRGFLSPYLITDAKNQRVELEKPFVLLSEKKISALQDILPSLEIAAQTRRPLLIIAEDVDGEALAAIILNKLRGQLSVAAVKAPGFGDNRKSILGDIAILTGGTVFTDELDVKLDKATPDLFGSTGSVTITKEDTIILNGEGDKANIQARCEQIRGVINDATTSDYDRTKLQERLAKLGGGVAVIKVGGTSEVEVGEKKDRYDDALNATRAAVEEGIVPGGGTALLKASIQLDNLNVDNFDQKLGVSMIRQAIRRPVRTIVENAGEEGSVVVGKLLSEEFSSKDKFNWGYDAATSQYRDMISAGILDPLKVVRTALVDASGVASLLTTSEACVVDAEEKTPPPGMGMGGGMGGMPGMGMM; from the exons ATGAACGTGCTCCGATCGCGATCTGCTCTTCCCCGACCCGCCAGATTACTCCAATCTACCTCCGCCATCACCAAGAGAGGTTACGCATCCAAAGATGTCGTCTTTGGAAACGATGCCAGACAAGGAATGTTGAAAGGTGTTGATATTCTTGCTAAAGCTGTTAGCGCTACTCTCGGTCCCAAGGGAAGAACCGTCATCATTG GCCAAAGTTTCGGTGGACCAAAAATCACCAAAGATGGTGTATCTGTAGCTAAAGCTATCACCCTTAAAGACCCAGTAGAGAACCTAGGTGCTCG TCTCGTTCAAGACGTTGCCTCCAAGACCAATGATACCGCCGGTGATGGTACGACCACCGCTACTGTCCTTGCCCGAGCTATCTACTCTGAAGGTGTGAAGAACGTCGCTGCTGGTTGTAACCCCATGGACCTTAGACGAGGTGCTCAGAAGGCTGTTGACAAGGTTCTTGAGGTCCTTGAGACCAACAAGCGAGTCATCACCACCAGCGAGGAAATTGCCCAA GTTGCCACCATCTCCGCTAACGGTGACACTCACGTCGGTGCTATCATCGCCCAAGCTATGGAGAAAGTTGGCAAAGAGGGTGTGATCACCGTCAAGGAGGGACGAACcattgaagatgaaattgagaTCACCGAGGGTATGAGATTCGACCGAGGATTCCTTTCACCATACCTCATCACCGACGCCAAGAACCAACGAGTTGAGCTGGAGAAACCATTCGTCCTCTTGTCCGAAAAGAAGATCTCAGCTTTGCAAGATATCTTGCCATCTTTGGAAATCGCCGCCCAGACCAGACGACCATTATTGATCATTgctgaagatgttgatggagaagCTTTGGCCGCTATCATTTTGAACAAGCTCAGAGGTCAACTCTCAGTCGCTGCTGTCAAGGCACCAGGTTTCGGTGATAACAGGAAATCGATCTTGGGTGATATCGCCATCTTAACTGGTGGTACCGTCTTCACCGATGAGTTAGATGTCAAACTCGATAAAGCCACACCTGATCTTTTTGGTTCTACCGGTTCAGTCACCATAACCAAGGAAGATactatcatcctcaacgGTGAAGGTGACAAGGCCAATATCCAAGCTAGATGTGAACAGATCAGAGGTGTCATCAACGATGCTACCACTAGTGATTACGACAGGACCAAACTCCAAGAACGATTGGCCAAGTTGGGTGGCGGTGTGGCTGTCATCAAAGTTGGTGGAACATCTGAAGTTGAGGtcggagagaagaaggacagATACGATGATGCTCTTAATGCTACTCGAGCGGCTGTCGAGGAAGGTATCGTCCCAGGTGGTGGTACCGCTCTTTTG AAAGCTTCCATTCAACTTGATAACCTCAACGTTGACAACTTCGACCAGAAATTGGGTGTATCAATGATTCGACAAGCTATCCGACGACCTGTCCGAACCATCGTCGAGAAcgcaggtgaagaaggatcggtAGTCGTCGGTAAATTATTATCAGAAGAATTCTCATCGAAAGATAAGTTCAACTGGGGATACGATGCTGCCACCTCTCAATACAGAGATATGATCTCTGCTGgtatccttgatcctctcaAGGTAGTCAGGACGGCTTTGGTCGATGCCTCAGGTGTGGCCAGTCTATTAACTACCTCTGAAGCTTGTGTGGTCGATGCTGAGGAGAAGACTCCTCCTCCtggtatgggaatgggaggaggaatgggaggtaTGCCAGGTATGGGAATGATGTAA